AGACGTGGCACCTCACGCCGGCAGCCGCGAGGAGATCCGCAACCTGCTGGCGGATGCCTTCGGCGCAGCGGATGCCCGCCAGCTCGACGGCGTCGGCGGCGGCACCTCAACGACGTCCAAGGCTGCAGTTATCCGCGCCACTCCCGAGGGACCGGCGGACCTCGACTACCTCTTCGCCCAAGTCGGGATCGGTGATCCCACCGTGGAACTCGGTTCCAATTGCGGTAACTGCGCCACCGCGATCGCCCTGTACGCCGTCCAGTCGGGTGTCGTTCCTCCGCGGGCGGGAACAACGCGGGTCAGCATGCGCAACCTCAACACGGGAGCCGTACTGAGCGGCACGATCGCGACCCCAGGCGGCCACATCCCGACGTCGGGCATGGCGAAGGTTCCGGGCAGCAGCGCGCTGGGCGTTCCCGTCAGCCTCTCGTTCCACGCCCCGTGGGGGCGGACCACGGGCGCGGTTCTGCCGTCCGGAACCGTGACCGACGAAATCTCTGCCGGCGGGACCACTCTTACGGCGACCCTGGTTGACGCGGGGGCACCGGCGGTGCTGATTCCGGCTGACGAGGCAGGCATCGACCTTTCCTCGATGACCGGCAATCTGTCTGAGCACCTACCCACGCTTGTGGCTGCCCGCGCCTCGGCAGGTCTGATGATGGGGCTGAGGAAGCCTGAAGATCCTCCGCAGAATGCTGTGCCGAAGGTCGGCGTCGTTGCAGGGCCGGGCGACTACACCGCGGCCGACGGAACGAGGATCGCGGCGGATACCCATGACCTGAGGGTGCGCATGCTCTCGATGCTCGCACCCCACCCCGCCATCGGCCTTACCTCAGCCGTTGCGGTCTCCCTCGCTGCTGCCCTGCCCGGATCGGTAGTGGCCAAAGCGCTGCGCACGGCAGACAGCGCTCACCAACGGCGCCGGCTTCTGCGCATCGGAACGCCTGCCGGTGTCATCACCACCGAGGTCGTCGCCGACGACAACGGTTACGTCAGCGAGGTCGCCCTCGACAGGGCGGCCCGCCAACTCGCCGTCGCCGACATCGACGTCGCACAGCCTGTGGCACAGACGGCCTAGCCCCTTCAATCTGCCCCTGCCATCATTAGATGGGGCACTCACCCAGGAAGTTGTTCAATGAAGATCAAATCCATCCTCGGACACCTCTATGTCCAGGTGCTCATCGGCGTCGCGCTCGGCATCCTCGTCGGCGCGCTGTGGCCTGACCTCGGTTCCTCCCTCAAGCCGCTCGGCGACGGCTTCGTGAAGCTCGTCAAGTTCATGATCGCGCCGATTGTCTTTTGCACCATCGTCAGCGGCATCACCTCCCTGACCGACACCAAGAAGGTCGGTCCGACCCTGCTGCGTTCGCTGGGCCTGTTCTACGTGCTCACCTTGGTGGCCCTGGCCATCGGCTTGGGCGCGGTCATGCTGTTCCAGCCGGGCGCCGGAATGCATATCAACCCAGCCCACCTCGATACCTCTGTCGCCTCGAAGTACACAACCCAGCTACCCAGCAGCAACCCGGTGGACTTCCTGCTGAGCATCATCCCCACCAGCTTCGTCGGGGCCTTCGCCAACGGCGAAGTCCTGCCCGTGCTCGTCATCGCCCTGCTCTGCGGGTTCGCCTTCAGCAAGCTCGGCGCACCCGGCCAGCTGGCGCTGAACCTGGTCAACAGCTTCAACAAGCTGCTGTTCGTCGTGTTCGGCTTCCTCATGAAGGTCGCCCCCATCGGGGCGTTCGGCGCCATGGCGTTCACGGTCGGCAAGTACGGAGCCCACTCGATCGGCAACCTCGGGATGCTGATCCTCGCCTTCTACGCCGCGTGCATCGTCTTCGTGGTTGTCGTCCTCGGCATCCTGGCTAAACTGACCGGTTTCAGCCTGTGGCGGATCCTGCGCTACTTCCGCGATGAGTTCCTGATCGTCCTCGCCACGTCCTCAAGCGAACCTGTCCTTCCGCGCCTGCTCTCCAAGCTTGAACGCATCGGCTGCGACCGCGGCGTGGTTGGCCTCGTGGTCCCGACCGGCTACTCCTTCAACCTCACCGGCACCGCCGTCTACCTGACGCTCTCCTCGATGTTCATCGCCCAGGCCTGCGACATCCACCTGAGCTGGGACCAGATCCTGCTCATGCTCGGCATGATGCTGTTGACCTCCAAAGGTGCGGCGGGCGTCACAGGCAGCGGCTTCGTCGCCCTTGTCGCGACCCTGACGGTCATGCCCACGCTTCCGGTTGCGGGCGTGGCCCTCATCGTCGGCATCGACCGCTTCATGAGCGAAGCCCGCGCCCTCACCAGCACCGTGGCCAACATCGTCTCGTGCGTCGCCATAGCCAAGTGGCAGCACGCGCTCGACACCGACAAGCTCCAATCCGAGCTAAAAGCAGGTTTCGTGCCTGCCGAGGCGGAAAAGCACCAGCTGGGCGAACCCGCTCTGGCCCACTGAGAGAGCCCACCACGAATCAGGCTCCTACCCCTGCCCGGGGCCTGACGCGGAGGAATGCCAGACACACCGACACATCTCCGCGCAGCCGCCCCAGGGACCCTTCGAAACCGAATCAGAGACTGAGAGATTGCCTCCAAAAGGCCGCATCGGATACCAGGCCCTGCATATTCCATCGCAACAGGTAACCCGAAAGTCGGGCGCAGGAGCCGGGTCCGATGCCAACGGGGCGGGGAGCAGACACACTGTTCCCCGCCCCGTCCCCACGTGGCCAAGTTCATCCGCGGAACCGGGCACGGACGTTACCTCGATGTGTGTAGGCAACTGTGCGGGTAAGCGGTGCGGGGTCAATCGCTGCCCGCTGGGAGAGGGCGGACTGAGTTAGGGGAAGAGGTTCCGAGCTCCTTCAAAGATCTCAGCCATGGTCCAGGCATCGAAGGAGAGCAGCCTCAGGGTGCCCTCGGCGGCGATGCTCACGTGCTTACCGGCCAAGGTCGGGTAAACGCGGGCATTCATTATGGGTGTAGAAATGGGGCCGGTCCGATTCCAAGCCGAGGCTACGTCAATTCACGCGGTGCCGTTCGATTCGGGCGTCAAGATTTGGAGCTGGGCCGACCAGGAATATGGCTGAGAATAGACTTAGAGAAACCACCATCAACGCAGATGTCTTGGCCGGTTACATAGCCCGATAGCGGACTTACAAGGAATTCGATCACGTTGGCGATGTCCATGGGATCGCCAATTCTTGACAACGGGATAATGTCTTCCCTTGCCTTTTTGATTTTGGGATCTTCATACATTTTTTCAGTCATCCGAGTATGAGTCATACCCGGGGAGACTACATTTACACGAATCCCGTCAGGTGCCCATTCCAGCGCAAGTGTTTGGGCCAGCATCGTCAACGCAGCTTTACTGGGACTGTAAGCACCTGATCCGGCGTGTGGTAGCTGACCAGACATTGAAGAGGTGAAACAAGCGGAGCCGCGGCTCTGCTTCAAATGTGGGTAGCTTGCTTTGGCAAGAAGCCACGGCCCGCGGAGGTTGACCGAGAACATGCTCTCCCAGTCCTCCACGGATAGGTCACAGATCGCAGCGGGGCTCGCGATACCGGCATTCGCTACCAACGCGTCCAAGCCGCCGAACTCCGCTACCGCAGCTTCTACCAGTTGATTTGGCACGTCAGGATCTCCGAGGTCGCCTGCCAATGCGATGGCGGTGCCCCCCATTGACTGGATGGAACGAACTACTTGCTCCTGGCCGCTGTTCGATTCGTGGCCACACACCGCAATCATCGGGTGCGCGCCCCGACCAAGAGCCGCCTCTGCGAGT
This genomic interval from Arthrobacter sp. FW306-2-2C-D06B contains the following:
- a CDS encoding PrpF domain-containing protein, whose translation is MQLRGHWYRGGTSKCWLFNAEDVAPHAGSREEIRNLLADAFGAADARQLDGVGGGTSTTSKAAVIRATPEGPADLDYLFAQVGIGDPTVELGSNCGNCATAIALYAVQSGVVPPRAGTTRVSMRNLNTGAVLSGTIATPGGHIPTSGMAKVPGSSALGVPVSLSFHAPWGRTTGAVLPSGTVTDEISAGGTTLTATLVDAGAPAVLIPADEAGIDLSSMTGNLSEHLPTLVAARASAGLMMGLRKPEDPPQNAVPKVGVVAGPGDYTAADGTRIAADTHDLRVRMLSMLAPHPAIGLTSAVAVSLAAALPGSVVAKALRTADSAHQRRRLLRIGTPAGVITTEVVADDNGYVSEVALDRAARQLAVADIDVAQPVAQTA
- the dctA gene encoding C4-dicarboxylate transporter DctA, with the translated sequence MKIKSILGHLYVQVLIGVALGILVGALWPDLGSSLKPLGDGFVKLVKFMIAPIVFCTIVSGITSLTDTKKVGPTLLRSLGLFYVLTLVALAIGLGAVMLFQPGAGMHINPAHLDTSVASKYTTQLPSSNPVDFLLSIIPTSFVGAFANGEVLPVLVIALLCGFAFSKLGAPGQLALNLVNSFNKLLFVVFGFLMKVAPIGAFGAMAFTVGKYGAHSIGNLGMLILAFYAACIVFVVVVLGILAKLTGFSLWRILRYFRDEFLIVLATSSSEPVLPRLLSKLERIGCDRGVVGLVVPTGYSFNLTGTAVYLTLSSMFIAQACDIHLSWDQILLMLGMMLLTSKGAAGVTGSGFVALVATLTVMPTLPVAGVALIVGIDRFMSEARALTSTVANIVSCVAIAKWQHALDTDKLQSELKAGFVPAEAEKHQLGEPALAH
- a CDS encoding SDR family NAD(P)-dependent oxidoreductase; translated protein: MNPYQKGVCTVRALVSGGSSGIGASTCLRLAEAALGRGAHPMIAVCGHESNSGQEQVVRSIQSMGGTAIALAGDLGDPDVPNQLVEAAVAEFGGLDALVANAGIASPAAICDLSVEDWESMFSVNLRGPWLLAKASYPHLKQSRGSACFTSSMSGQLPHAGSGAYSPSKAALTMLAQTLALEWAPDGIRVNVVSPGMTHTRMTEKMYEDPKIKKAREDIIPLSRIGDPMDIANVIEFLVSPLSGYVTGQDICVDGGFSKSILSHIPGRPSSKS